The Pseudoalteromonas translucida KMM 520 genome segment AAATATCGCCCGACAATTCACCTGCCACAATACCAATTCGTAGTTGTTTTTGATCTTTATTCATTTGATTTTTTCACACGTAAACTAGGGCCTGTTGGCCTTTATGGGTTAACAGGCTCTGGGCGTTAATTGAACCTAGTTTACCGCGTTTTCGTATTGGATTAAATGCTTAAAACTAAGTGCTTAAATTTGCTAAAAATAGCCCCAATACTGTATGCTTTTGATACTGATTAAGCACTAACCGCTTATATTGCGTTTTGCTAATATAAATGTTGACTTCAAATGGTCAAAAGTAAATACTAATGTAACTTTCAGTAATTACTGAAACCTTATAAAATCAACGCACCCGTCAAATTATTGCTTTGTGCTGTAACTACATCACATATTAGGAGCTAAACATGATAGATGAAACCTTTGTGGATCTATCGCGATTGCAGTTCGCTGTTACCGCCCTCTTTCACTTCTTATTCGTACCTTTAACCATAGGTATGACTTGGATCTTAGTTATTATGGAATCGGTTTACGTTATGACCGGCCGTGAAATTTATCGCGATATGACTAAGTTTTGGGGAAAATTGTTTGGTATTAACTTTGCAATTGGTGTGGCTACGGGTCTTACCATGGAGTTTGAGTTTGGTACCAACTGGTCTTATTACTCCCATTACGTAGGTGATGTTTTTGGTGCTCCCCTTGCTATTGAAGGTTTGATGGCATTCTTTTTAGAATCGACCTTTGTTGGCATGTTCTTTTTAGGTTGGGACCGACTCTCTAAACGCCAACACTTAGGTGCTACCTTTTTAATGGCAATTGGTACTAACATGTCGGCGTTATGGATTTTAATTGCCAACGGCTGGATGCAAAACCCAGTAGGTGCCGAATTTAATTACCAAACCATGCGCATGGAAATGACCAGCTTTGCTGAGCTGGTATTTAACCCTGTAGCACAGGTTAAATTTATTCATACAGTATCTGCAGGTTATGTTGCTGCGTCTATGTTTGTGCTCGGTATTAGTGGTTATTATATTTTAAAAGGACGCGACTTAGCCTTTGCTAAACGCTCGTTTTCAGTCGCCTCTGGTTTTGGTTTAGCCTCTATTTTTTGTGTTATTTTACTCGGCGATGAATCGGGTTATGAAGTAGGCGAAGTGCAAAAAGTAAAACTGGCTACCATTGAAGCAGAATGGCATACCGAAGAAGCTCCAGCAGCGTTTACACTTATAGGTTTCCCCGATTCAGAAAAACAAGTAACCCACGGTGCAGTAAAAATTCCGTATGCATTAGGGCTTATTGCAACGCGCTCGCTCGATGAGCAAGTAACCGGTATTAACGACCTAGAAAAACAACACGAAGTGCGAATTCGTAACGGTATGATTGCGTACAAATACCTAGTAAAACTACGCGCTGGCGATGACACGCCTGAAAACGTTGCTAAATTTAACACTCTAAAAGACGATTTAGGTTACGGCCTATTACTGAAGCGTTATACGCCAGATGTAGTAGATGCCACTGAAGAGCAAATTCAAAAAGCAGTTAAAGACTCATTCCCTAAAGTGGGCCCAATGTTTTGGTCTTTTCGTATTATGGTTGGCTGTGGCGTATTAATGTTGGGTGTATTTATTCTTGCTTTTTACTATAACGCGCAGCGAGTTATTGAGCAAAAACGTTGGCTATTATGGGCTACTGTTTTAAGTATTCCACTGCCGTGGATAGCCATTGAATTTGGTTGGATTGTGGCTGAATATGGTCGCCAGCCTTGGGCTATTTCTGAAATATTACCAACCTTTTTAGCAACTTCTACGCTAACGGTAAACGATATTTTAATTAGCTTAACTGGGTTTATTGTATTTTATACCGGCTTAGCCATTGTTGAAGGTTGGTTAATGCTACGCTTTATTAAACAAGGCCCAAGCTCACTGCATACCGGTAAGTATCACTTTGAACTACCCAATAACACCACTGAAGGTAGAGGAGAGCAATCATGATTTTTGATTATGAAACATTAAAAATGCTGTGGTGGTTGATCATAGGCATACTGCTAATTGGCTTTGTAATTACCGACGGCATGGATATGGGTGTAGCCATACTTCTACGTTTCGTAGGTAAAACTGACTCAGAACGTCGTACAGTAATAAACACTATAGGCCCGCATTGGGATGGTAACCAAGTCTGGCTTATAACAGCAGCTGGTGCATTATTTGCTGCGTGGCCTATGGTTTATGCTGCGGCATTCTCGGGCTTTTACTTTGCCATGATGCTAGTACTGTTTTCATTGTTTTTTAGGCCACTAGGGTTTGATTACCGCAGTAAAGTAGATTCAAAACGCTGGCGCAACAACTGGGATTGGGGCTTGCTTGCAGGCAGCGCGATTCCTGCATTAGTATTTGGTGTGGCCTTTGGTAACTTATTTTTAGGCGTACCGTTTAATATTGATAACCTAATGCGTGTGAGCTACCAAGGTTCATTTTTTGGCTTGCTTAACCCATTTGGACTACTTGCTGGTTTGGTCAGTATTACCATGTTGGTTGCTCATGCAGGTATGTGGCTACAACTACGTACTGCTAGCTTAGTTGCAGAGCGCTCAGGGCAATATGGCCGTTATGCACTTATTCTATTTATTGTGCTATTTGCAGCAGCTGGTTTTTGGGTTGCTAATTTAACGGGTTATCAAATTGTATCTATGCCTGATACACAAAGCCACGCAGACCCACTGGCAAAAGTAGTTACAACTGCGCAAGGTGCTTGGCTAACTAATTACAGTGAGCGCCCTTGGACTATGACCTTCCCTATTTTAGCGTTTGCAATGGCACTCAGTGCATTGTTGTTCTCTAAATTAAATAAACCTGCACTAGGGCTTGCTTCAACTAGCTTAATGTTAATAGGCATTATTATGACGGCGGGCGTATCACTGTTCCCCTTTATTATGCCATCAAGCAATAACCCAAATATTAGTTTAACTATTTGGGATGCTGTGTCGAGCCATATGACGCTTAACGTTATGTTTGTTGCCGTAGTTATTTTTGTGCCAATTATTTTATCTTACACCACTTGGTGTTACGTAAAAATGTGGCGTCGCGTTACGGTAGAAGAAATAGAAAACAACCCTCACGGTAGCTACTAAGGAGACTAAACTATGTGGTATTTCGCTTGGATTTTAGGTGTGCTTTTAGCCTGTACCTTAGGTGTAATAAATGTAATGTGGTATGAGTTTCAGCAAAATAAAGACAGTATTGCTGATGACGAGCAAGTAATGCATGATTTATTAAAAGAGACTAATACAACTAAAAATGACGACTAACACCCGCCCAGATCGCGCGCAACAGCAGTCTTTGCGCGCTTTTTTAAAGCGTCAAAGTAAACCCGCTGCAATGCTATTAAAGCTTAGCATTGCACTGGGTACTGTTAACGCATTACTCATGATTGCAGGGGCTTATTTACTTGCTCAGGCTATTCATAATGTAATTTTTGAACAGCAAAGCTTGGCTGAAATCACTTACTTATTATGGCCTTTGGCCGGTATTATTTTACTGCGCGCGGTATTTTTAGCACTAAGTGAACGCTTTAGCGCTTATGCTGCACTTAAAATAAAGTCGGCAATGCGCCAAACCCTACTTAATAAGCTCAGTCTACTTGGGCCAAGCTATGTAGAGCAACATGGCCAAGGTGCTACCCTCAATACATTGCACAATGGTGTAGAAGCGCTACACGATTATTATGCTAAGTACCTACCTGGCGTTGCCTACAGTGCGCTTATTCCGCTGGCTATATTAATCGTTATTTTTCCGACAGATTACAAAGCTGGGCTAATATTTTTATTAACTGCCCCGCTCATTCCTTTTTTTATGATTTTAGTGGGCTCAAAAGCCGAAGCGCTTAATCAACAACGCTGGCAACAACTGGCGGTATTAGGGAATTACTTTTTTGATCGCGTACAAGGGCTTACCCAACTTAAACTATTTAACGCAACTCGCATAGAGCTAAAACAAATTGCTAAAATATCTGATGACTTTAGACACGCAACACTTAGCGTATTAAAAATTGCTTTTTTATCATCATTTGCATTGGAGTTTTTAGCGACCATTAGTGTGGCATTAGTGGCAGTTATTATTGGTTTTAGATTGTTTTTTGGCACACTTGATTTTGCCACTGGTTTTGTAGTTTTACTGTTAGCGCCTGAATTTTATTTGCCGCTGCGTCAATTAGGCAGCCACTATCATGCGCGCTTGCAAGGTATAAGTGCCGCCGCCGACATGCTAATTATTTTAAATGCCCCATTGCCTGAGCAACAAAGTGAACACACTACTGACAACATTAGCGCCACTATAAGCTCAATTACTGTTAATAACCTTAGCTTTACCTACCCAAATAGTGATGAAGGGATAAAAAATATAAACTTATCTCTCCCCAATAAAGGGTTAATTGCCGTTGTTGGTGCCAGTGGCTCTGGTAAAAGTACTCTATTTGATTGCTTATTAGGGTTTCACCCTGAGGTAATTAAGCATATAAGTATTAATCAGCAAATTTTAAGTACTGCACATATTGGGCAATTACAAAATCGCATTGCGTGGATACCGCAATCACCCACGTTATTTTACGACACTATTGCTGCCAATATTAAATTAGCTAAGCCTAATGCAACACTACAAGAGCTTGAACATGCAGCAAAGCAAGCAGGTGCTTTGGATTTTATAAAGGCACTGCCTGATGGTTTTAATACTTTAATTGGCGAGCAAGGTGAGGGGCTTTCTGGTGGTCAAAAGCAACGTATTGCTCTTGCCCGTGCTTTTATAAAACAAGCACCTATATTGGTACTTGACGAGCCTACCGCGCACCTTGATAGCGAAACAGAGCAAGTTATTCAACATGCTATAGCTGATTATGCAAAACATAATTTAGTGCTCGTTATTGCGCACCGGCTCAATACGGTCAAAAATGCTGAGCAACTTATTGTAATGCACAATGGCAAAATAGCTCAGCAAGGTTGCTTTAATAGCTTAGCGGCTGAAGCTGGTGAATTTGCCACTTTACTGCAAACAGCCCAGCAAGGAGCAGTTCATGCATAACTTTATTCGCTTACTAAAACTGTGCCGGCCTCACTACAAAGCCATGTTGTTGGGTACCTTTTTAGCCACTATTACAGTACTTGCTAATGTGGGGTTACTGGCTATATCGGGCTGGTTTTTAGCCTCAATGGCAGCAGCCGGTCTTGCCGGTACACAAATGAATTACTTTACTCCTGCGGGTACTATTCGCTTTTTAGCGATTGTACGCACCGCATCACGGTATGGGGAACGCTTAGTAACTCACAATGCTACTTTTTTAATGCTAAGTGAAATTCGCGTTAGTGTGTTCTCTACCCTCAGTAAACTCAATAATGTTGACTTAGCAATGAGCCGCAGCGCCGATTTAGTTAATCGGCTACAAAACGATGTAGACGCGCTAGATAAGTTTTACTTAAACGTATTATTACCTATGTTAGTTGCACTATTAAGTGTACCTATTATTATGCTGTTTATGTCGGCATACAACGCCGATGTCGCACTTATTTGTTTTACCGGCATTGTCCTAATTGGTATCGTTTTACCCGCTTTTCTTAGCGCTAAATTAAATAAAAACAGCCACAAAGAAACACAGCTAAGTGCACAGCTGCGCTCTGAGCTTTCCGATACTTTAACGGGCCTTAGAGAACTGAGTATTTATCAAGCTCGGGAACAGCAAATTGCTAAGTGCGATGATTTAAGCGAGCAGTATAATCAGCAACTGTTTATTCGCCACAAGGCGCTGGCTAATACCGATGGTTTAAGCTTATTAGTTGTACAACTGGCCATGATCGCAAGTATTGTGACCATAGCGCCTCTGGTTTACAGTAATGCCATGGTTAACGTTGAGCTGGCAATGCTAAGCCTATTTGTGCTCGCCAGCTTTGAGAGTGTGTTACTCCTGCCAAATGCGTTTATTGAATTACCTAATGTGTTAAAAGCTGCTGAACGTTTATTTACGCTTGAAGATAAAGCCGCAAATGCAAATACGCAATATGATGCAGCTATCAATAATAATTCGGCTTTGCAAAACGCCTCTTTAACACTTAAAAACATTAGTTATTATTACGATAAACACCCAGCATTAAATGACGTGAGTTTTGAGCTAAAGCCGCAGCAAAAAGTGGCCATTGTTGGTAGAAGCGGCAGCGGTAAAACAACCTTAGTTAACTTACTCACCGGTTTATGGCCACTACAACAAGGCAGTATTACCTTAAGTGAGCAAGGCAACTGCGTTGATTTGCATTTATTAAACAACGATAACCGAGCAAAGTTAATTAATATTTTGGCTCAACAGCATCATATTTTTGATGGCACTTTAAAAGAAAACCTATCCTATGCAGCGCCTAATGCAACTAAAGCGCAAATGCTAGATGCGCTGGCACATGCACAACTTAGCCCATGGTTTACTGAGTTAAAATCAGGGTTAAATACCCGCTTAGGAACCGGCGGGCGAAATGTATCACAAGGTCAGTCAAGGCGTATTGCAATTGCGCAGGCTTTATTGCAAAACCCCGCTATTTTAGTGCTTGATGAGCCAACAGAAGGGCTAGATAATCAATCTAAACAAAGTGTAATGCATGCCATTATGCAAGTTATGAGTAACGCCAGTGTGCTTACTATTACCCATGATCCTGCCCTGCTTGAACATATGGATAATATAATTTGGTTAGAGGATGGCCGCGTAATAGCACAAGGCACTCATCAGCAATTACTTAGCGATCCTGCTTACACGTCACTTACTATCCGTTTTTAATTCGCTTTATCTATTACGGTAACTTGCACATCAATAACGCCTACTTTAGGGTCGGCTATCTTTTTAAACATACTGCTCGATAAATCTATAATACGCCCGCGTATATAAGGACCTCGGTCGTTAATTCTCACTATTACCGACTTATTATTTGCTAGGTTTGTTACTTTCACTTTAGTACCAAAGGCCAGCTTAAGATGCGCTGCCGTTGCCCCTTGCTGATCAAAACGTTCGCCATTTGCGGTGGTTCTTCCTTGGTATTTATTGGCATAAAATGATGCTTTACCGAGTTGTGTCAGCTCCCCTGAGCTTGATTTTACAAGTGGTTGACTACTACAACCTGCAAGGATAATAGCAATAAAAGTAACAGTGAGTTTTTTAAGTATCATTTAATAGCTTATGTAATTGATATAATTAGCAACTAGCCTACAACCACTTGCCTGAGCTGGTCCTGAATTACTCACTAATAATTATAAATAATAGGCAATAAAAAACCACCATCGATTACTCTTAGGTGGTTTTTTATATAAGCTAAAAGGCGACTATCGTACGATACCGCGCTCTGAGCTTTTAACAAAATCTATCATTAACTGTACTGCAGGATACTTTTGCGCATCTTCGCTAAGTGACTCAATTGCTTCATCTACACCTAGGCTTTTACGATAAAATACTTTATAAGCACGGCGTACAGCCATTATCTCATCGCTTTGGAAACCACGGCGTTTCATGCCTTCAGTATTAATTGCAACTGGGCCTGCAGGTATACCTATAGTAGTAACAAATGGTGGTACATCTTTATTGATAGCAGAATACATGCCCACAAATGCATGTGCGCCTACCTTACAAAACTGATGTATACCTGAGTTGCCCGCAAGAATAACCCAGTCACCAATATGTACATGCCCTGCTACACTAGCGTTATTAGCAAATATAACATTATCGCCAATCACTGCATCGTGAGCAACATGGGTATAGGCCATAAACAGGTTATTACTACCTATAATGGTTACGCCCTGATCTTGAATTGTGCCACGGTGAATAGTAACGCATTCGCGAATAATATTATTGTCACCAATAGTGAGCGATGTTGGCTCGTTGTTGTACTTTTTGTCTTGGCATGCTTCACCAACCGACGCAAACTGAAAAATATGATTTCCAGAACCGATAGTTGATGGGCCTTTAACTACAACATGAGATTCAATAATACAGTTATCACCAATGACAACATCATTGCCAATATAACTATATGGTCCCACTGAAACATTACTGCCTAGTGTCGCGCCTGGTTCGATTATTGCCGTTGGATGAATCACAATTAAAACTCTCTTCTCGCACACATAATTTCGGCGCTACATACTAGCTTGCCATCGACTTTTGCTTCTGCTGCAAACTTCCATAAATTACGACGTTCTTTTAAAAACTCAACATGTAAATGCATAGTATCACCAGGAAGTACTGGTTTTTTAAAACGTGCATTATCTACAGCTGCAAACAAATACAATTCATTTTCGCTACGGTTTTCAACCGTTTTAAAGCCAAGTAACCCAGTTGCTTGAGCCATGGCTTCTAATATTAGTACACCCGGAAAAATTGGCTGATTTGGGAAATGCCCGGTAAAAATGGGTTCATTTATAGTCACATTTTTAATAGCATGCAAAGATTTTCCAGGTATAAAGTCAATTACTCTATCAACTAATAACATCGGGTAGCGATGCGGTAATAAACTTAAAATTTCTTGAATATCAAGGCTATTTAATTCGTTTGCCAAAATAGCATCCTCATTAGTGTTCAACGTTTATGGCTTATTTAATTGCTCAAGTGCTTTAATACGGCTTTTCATTTCAGAAAGGTTACGCAAGTGAGCGATTGATTTACGCCATTCTTTGTTTGTAGTATGAGGTATACCAGATGAATAGATACCTGGCTCGGTGATTGATTTTGTCACCATACTCATACCCGTAATTATAACACCATCACAGACGCTCATGTGACCATTAATTGCTGTCATACCACCAATTTGGCAGTTTTTACCTATGGTGACACTACCAGCAAGTACAGTACAACCAGCAATAGCTGTGCCTGAGTTAACTTCAACGTTATGTGCTATTTGGCATTGGTTATCAATAATTACATTGCTATGGATAATAGTATCGTCAAGTGCGCCACGATCAATCGTAGTACTTGCGCCAATTTCAACTTTATCACCAATAATAACAGAGCCAAGCTGAGGGATTTTAATCCATTGCCCACGTTCATTAGCATAACCAAAACCATCACTACCTATAACGCTGTTGGCTTGCAACAAACAATCTGAGCCAATTTCAACATCATGATAAATAGTTACATTCGACCAAAGCTTAGTGCCTGAGCCTATTTTAACACCTTCACCAATAAAACTGTTCGGACCAATTTGTACGTTATCGTTAATTATCGCATTGCTTTCAATTACCGTATTAGCGCCAATAGCGGCACTTTTACTTACTGTCGCATTTGGGTGAACAACCGCACTTGGATGAATACCTGTTGCGGCAGAGCGTGGCGTCGTATCCATTAACTGCGCAAGCTTGGCGTAACTTACATACGGATTAGAAACTATTAGTTTATTGCCGTTAAAGTAAGGAGCATCTGCTTCACTAACAATGACGGCACTGGCTTGAGTAGCTTCAAGTTGCGAGCGATATTTCTTATTCGCTAAAAATGCAATATGCCCTGAGCGGGCATGTGCAAGTGTTGCTATTTTTGTTATTTCTAAAGCGCCATCACCTTGCAGCTCGGCGCTTAGAAGTTCCGCTATTTGCGAAAGCGTATAATTTTGCATAACTTAATTATTTCTTACTCACTGCAGCAACTACTTTATTAGAAAGGTCAGTTACTTTTTTAGGGTTAAAGTAAATAGTTGTATCTTTAACCTTAACTTCATCAAAGTCGCCATCTTTAGCAATGTCTTCAATTGTTTTAATAATTAAACCCTGCACTTTTGCAAGTTCTTGGTTTTGGCGTGCTTTAATTTCTTGTTCAAGTGGACGACCTACTTCAGCAAGGTTTTTTTGCATACCCTGAATTTTGTCACGCAGTTTATCTTTTTGCGCTTGGCTCATAGTGGTACTTTCACGCTTGAATTTTTCAGCTTCAAAGCGAATATCGCCTTGTAGCTTTTCTAACTCTTGACGGCGCTCTGCAAACTCTGTTTGTAGAGATTGCTCAATTTTAGCCATTTGTGGTATTTGCTTGTAGATTTCTTGCATGTCTACAATACCTACTTTATGTGCAAATGCACTTACCGAGGTGCCCATCATAAGTGTTGCTAAAACAGCTACTGCCGTTGATTTAAATAATTTATTCACAAAAAACTCCTTTAAAAGCTGTTACTAATATTAAAACTGATGGTCTTCGTATCGTCATCTTCTTCTTTTTGCAATGGATACGCAAAACTAATCAGCATTGGACCCATTGGAGAGATCCACTGTAATGATAAACCGGTTGAAACCCTAAAACGCATTGGATCAGAGTAATCATCTAATTTAGCTCGCTCATCGGCTGCTAAGTTTTGGTAACGGTCTACGTTAAACTCAGTATCCCATACGTTAGCAGCATCAACAAAGAAGCTGGTACGTACTGAACTGGTATTTTCTTCATCTAAAAACGGTGTTGGTACAATTAATTCCATACCTGCTACCGCTTTAGCATTACCACCAATTCGACCTTGCGGTACTAGCACATCAAATTCAGATGAGCCGCCTATATTACCTGTGGTTGAGCCATCTGGTAAAGGTGTACCCGGAATTGATTGCGGTATACGTGCAATTGCGCGTGGTAAAATTGTATTTCGGTCAAAACCACGTAGTTCCATTTCAGTAATACGGAAGTATTCTTGGAATGGCAGTACTTGGTCGTAGCCGTTAGTTGAGCCATAACCATTACCGTAACCTAACGCCGCACGGGTTGAGAACACCCAGCGATGATCGTTCGATATTGGCCAGTAAAAACGCGAGTCGTAGTTTAACTTAAAGTATTTTAAGTCAGAGTTCGGCGTTGTTGCTGTTAAGTTTAGCGTTTGACGTGAGCCCGCTGTTGGGAATAAACCACGGTTTACCGTAACGCGAGACCAGCCTGCACTTAACTCATATTTAGTAAAGTCAAAACCAGCATCTGGGTTGTCTTGATCTAAGAAGGTTTCACGCAGTACACGCGTTTGCTCGTACTCTGCAATATCTGAAAGCTCTTCTTGAATCCAACGAACACCAAAGTTAATACGATTAACCGCATCAATTGGGAAGCCTATATTAGTCCCCAATCCATAGCTTTTCGACTTATAGTCGATCAAACTAAACTTACTTGCATCGTAGTTACTGTAAAAAATACTGCTACCTTGCGATACGCCATCTGGCGTGAAGTATGGGTCGGTATAAGACACGCTCACACGCTCAGAACCACGCGAGGTATTAATATTAAAGCCTATTTGATTACCAGTACCTAAAAAGTTAGATTCTGTTACACCAATATTAAACTGTAAACCTAGGTATGAGCCGTACGCTAAGCCGGCATTAAAGCTACCAGCCGACTGCTCTTTAACCGTAAAATCAACATCTACTTGGTCATCAACACCTGGGACTGGCACAACGTTAAAATCAACTTTTTCCATATAAGGTAAACGCTGAATTTGTAACTTTGAACGCTCTAAGCTTTGGTTAGACAACCATGCGCCTTCAAGCTGTGTCATTTCGCGACGCAGCACTTCATCAGCAGTACTTTGGTTACCACCAACAATAATACGACGCACATAAACACGCTTACCAGGGTTAACCGATAAGGTTAGTTGTACTTCTTGATTTTCGTCATCAATTTGCGGAATTGTACGTACTTCGGCATTGGCATAACCAAAACGCGCTAAGTAGCTTTTTATAAATTCTTCTGAAGAGGTAACCACTGAGCCGTTATATAACTCTCCCGCTCGTAGTGGAATAACACTTTTAATTAAGTCTTCGCGGCCAAGTAAGTCACCAATAAAGTCAAAACCTTTAACTTTATATTTAACCCCTTCAGTTAAGTTAGCGGTAACGTATACAGACTCACGCTCTGGGCTAACCGACACTTGGGTAGAGTCTATATTAAAACGTAGGTAACCACGGTCTAAATAAAAGCTACGAATTTTTTCTAAATCGCCTTCAATGGTTTGTTTTTGGTAGCGGTCGCTGCCCATAAACTGCCACCAAGGTAAGTCTTGTTGCGACTCAGCCAGTTGTAATAGCTCTTCATTAGAAAAAAGTTCATTACCTACCAAGTTAATTTGACGAATTGATGCAGCATCACCTTCATCAAATTTTAATTTAAGTTTAACCCGGTTACGCGGCAGTTTAGTGATACTAATATCTACTTTAGCGTTGTATTTACCAATACTATGGAAAAATTCAGTTAAGCCTTTTTCTATATTATCAATAACGGTTTTATCTAGTGGTTCGCCTTGGCGAATATTTTGCTGATCAAGTGACTGATTAAGCTGCTCATCTTTAATATCTTTATTTCCATCAAACTCAATAAAGCTAATTGTTGGGCGTTCAGTTACTTTAAAAACAACGTTATTACCGTCGCGTAGCGCTTTTATATTGTCAAAGTGACCTGAGCGATAGAGAGACTTGATTGTTTTTGAAATCGTGTACTCATCAACATTATCGCCCACGTTAATAGGAATATGCGTTAATGCAGCACCCAGTGCTACACGCTGTAAACCTTCAACTTTGAGATCTTCAACAATAAAGGAGTTTTGGCCTAGGGCTGCAAAGCTTGCACCCAATAAACTTGAAACTACCAAATGTTTTTTTATAGCCATTTTATTATATTTATCCTTTACAACTGTATTACCGCTTAGCATCGAAAAGTAAATTTACGAGCTGTACAATCGTGGTTCTAATTAGTCATTGTCACGTTAAAACGACAAACGCGATACATCATTGAACAAAGCGAAACATGTTAAAAAAATGAGTAGTAACGCACCCACTTTAAAACCAAACTCTTGTGTCTTTTCAGAGACTGGCTTTTTACGAAAAAGTTCAATTATGTAATACATTAAGTGTCCGCCATCAAGCACTGGCAAGGGTAATAAATTAAATACCCCCAAGTTAACACTGATCAGTGCTAAAAAGCTTAAAAACGCAACGAAACCGTAGCTTACGCTAGTCCCCGCGCCTACGGCAATGCCTACTGGACCACTTAAATTTTTAACCGAAATCTGGCCTGTAATTAAATTACCTATCATATCAAAGCTAAGGGTAATTAATCGCCACGTTTCTTTACTCCCTCGCACAATACTATCGAGCGGGCCATAATGTCTAGTTTCTATATAACCTTGCGGCCATTTTTCTACTATGGGTGCAACCCCTAAAAAGCCTTGCTCTATGCCCTGAGCGTCAACTCTACCTTGAGGTGTTACCGATATTATTTTTATAGTGTCTTGTCTTTTTACACTAAATTGTAATGATTTGTTAGCCGATTGGGTAATAAGATTAACTAATTGCTGCCAACTGCTTAT includes the following:
- a CDS encoding OmpH family outer membrane protein — protein: MNKLFKSTAVAVLATLMMGTSVSAFAHKVGIVDMQEIYKQIPQMAKIEQSLQTEFAERRQELEKLQGDIRFEAEKFKRESTTMSQAQKDKLRDKIQGMQKNLAEVGRPLEQEIKARQNQELAKVQGLIIKTIEDIAKDGDFDEVKVKDTTIYFNPKKVTDLSNKVVAAVSKK
- the bamA gene encoding outer membrane protein assembly factor BamA — protein: MAIKKHLVVSSLLGASFAALGQNSFIVEDLKVEGLQRVALGAALTHIPINVGDNVDEYTISKTIKSLYRSGHFDNIKALRDGNNVVFKVTERPTISFIEFDGNKDIKDEQLNQSLDQQNIRQGEPLDKTVIDNIEKGLTEFFHSIGKYNAKVDISITKLPRNRVKLKLKFDEGDAASIRQINLVGNELFSNEELLQLAESQQDLPWWQFMGSDRYQKQTIEGDLEKIRSFYLDRGYLRFNIDSTQVSVSPERESVYVTANLTEGVKYKVKGFDFIGDLLGREDLIKSVIPLRAGELYNGSVVTSSEEFIKSYLARFGYANAEVRTIPQIDDENQEVQLTLSVNPGKRVYVRRIIVGGNQSTADEVLRREMTQLEGAWLSNQSLERSKLQIQRLPYMEKVDFNVVPVPGVDDQVDVDFTVKEQSAGSFNAGLAYGSYLGLQFNIGVTESNFLGTGNQIGFNINTSRGSERVSVSYTDPYFTPDGVSQGSSIFYSNYDASKFSLIDYKSKSYGLGTNIGFPIDAVNRINFGVRWIQEELSDIAEYEQTRVLRETFLDQDNPDAGFDFTKYELSAGWSRVTVNRGLFPTAGSRQTLNLTATTPNSDLKYFKLNYDSRFYWPISNDHRWVFSTRAALGYGNGYGSTNGYDQVLPFQEYFRITEMELRGFDRNTILPRAIARIPQSIPGTPLPDGSTTGNIGGSSEFDVLVPQGRIGGNAKAVAGMELIVPTPFLDEENTSSVRTSFFVDAANVWDTEFNVDRYQNLAADERAKLDDYSDPMRFRVSTGLSLQWISPMGPMLISFAYPLQKEEDDDTKTISFNISNSF
- the lpxD gene encoding UDP-3-O-(3-hydroxymyristoyl)glucosamine N-acyltransferase — its product is MQNYTLSQIAELLSAELQGDGALEITKIATLAHARSGHIAFLANKKYRSQLEATQASAVIVSEADAPYFNGNKLIVSNPYVSYAKLAQLMDTTPRSAATGIHPSAVVHPNATVSKSAAIGANTVIESNAIINDNVQIGPNSFIGEGVKIGSGTKLWSNVTIYHDVEIGSDCLLQANSVIGSDGFGYANERGQWIKIPQLGSVIIGDKVEIGASTTIDRGALDDTIIHSNVIIDNQCQIAHNVEVNSGTAIAGCTVLAGSVTIGKNCQIGGMTAINGHMSVCDGVIITGMSMVTKSITEPGIYSSGIPHTTNKEWRKSIAHLRNLSEMKSRIKALEQLNKP
- the fabZ gene encoding 3-hydroxyacyl-ACP dehydratase FabZ — encoded protein: MANELNSLDIQEILSLLPHRYPMLLVDRVIDFIPGKSLHAIKNVTINEPIFTGHFPNQPIFPGVLILEAMAQATGLLGFKTVENRSENELYLFAAVDNARFKKPVLPGDTMHLHVEFLKERRNLWKFAAEAKVDGKLVCSAEIMCARREF
- the lpxA gene encoding acyl-ACP--UDP-N-acetylglucosamine O-acyltransferase, with protein sequence MIHPTAIIEPGATLGSNVSVGPYSYIGNDVVIGDNCIIESHVVVKGPSTIGSGNHIFQFASVGEACQDKKYNNEPTSLTIGDNNIIRECVTIHRGTIQDQGVTIIGSNNLFMAYTHVAHDAVIGDNVIFANNASVAGHVHIGDWVILAGNSGIHQFCKVGAHAFVGMYSAINKDVPPFVTTIGIPAGPVAINTEGMKRRGFQSDEIMAVRRAYKVFYRKSLGVDEAIESLSEDAQKYPAVQLMIDFVKSSERGIVR